The sequence TCTCTGTGACTCCCATTCCGGTCAGCGCCGTGTCATTGTCTGCGCTAAACCAGGAATAACTCAGGGTTGAACGCCACTGTTCGCTCCATAAATGGCGGTACGCAATCAATCCGCCGCTGGAGTCGATACTCTCCAGTTCGCCGCTGGCATTCAGCACCGCGCCGTTGGCGGCATTAATACCAAGGTAGCGGCCCATACCGGCACCGGTGTTAAACATCATTCTGACATCGTTACGACCCAGGTTTACCTTGGCTGATACGCTCAGCGCTGCGGCTGTTTCGGTGCTATCGATAGCATTACCGTCATCATAGGCAAGCTGGCGAATCAAGGTCGCTGCACTGATATGTCCCCAATCCTGTTTGAGGGTATAACGTAACACCAGATCCGGTACGCCGTTGTCATCGGCCACAATGCGGCCACCGCCGCCAAAGGGCGTGACTGTGGTTTCCGGATTTTCCAGGGCGACAGACAAGCCACCTGCGGAGTAACGAACCATCGCCTGGCGAACAAAGATGGTACCGTCCGTTGCACCTATAAAATCCAGGGTTTCCGGTAATACGGAAACATCCTGAAAGGTGCTCCAGGTCTGACCAAATAACCAGCCATCGTACTCAATTGTGGCAATCCGCATTCGTGGGCTGTAAGAATTAGATACCCGTTCATCACCATTTGGGGTGGCCATAAAATCCAGCTCAATAGTGGCTTTCAGTGCTTTGCCATTGGACAGGGTGGTATTACTGGAAAAGTTAAACCGGGTCTGTCTGGCGTGCATATCGAAGGCGGTACCTTCATCTTCGCCACCAACAGGGGTCAGTCCGGGGATATAAAAGTCACGGCCAATATTACCTGAGGGTAAGGTACCATCGGAGTATTGGCTGGCAATGGCGTCTAATTTGATATAGCCGCCGAAATTAAACTCGGTATTATTCAGACTGGCCGCGCTGGCTGATGCAGCGCTCAGTGCGCTCAGTAACAGGGTAGATCTGAGTATTGTGCAGGGTTTCATTTTTTATCCTCGTTTTTACTTTCCATTAACAATCCTGCACGGAAGCAATTTGCTCAATCCGACCTTAGTCTATTCGACTAAGGTCGGCTCAGTTTTACTTTAGTTATAATCAGAGCTGTTGTGCTGTAGTTAAGGGTGTTTTAATTTATTGTTAATGGTGCCGTTAAGACTAAGGTCTAATATGTTAACTTCACCTGCCCCTTACCATTGAGGCATGCCCAACAGAGCGCAAAACCCGGACGCAGTCTTCGCGGTTTTAACAAATTGGAGATCAGACTATGTTGCATAAAGTACACCCCGTTTCTTCTTATCCGGCCCGCAAGACTCATGCTGATAAAGCAGAGTATCAGCGTTTGTATAAGTGGTCCGTAGAAGACCCGGAAGGTTTCTGGGCGCAGCAGGGCAAGCGACTGGACTGGATCAAACCTTTTAGCCGGGTTAAGCAAACCAGTTTTGCAAAGGGTAAGGTGGATATACAGTGGTTCGCCGATGGTCAGCTTAATGCCAGCTACAACTGTATCGATCGCCATCTGAAGAAAAACCCTGATGCCACTGCCATTATCTGGGAAGGTGATGATCCGGCAATGGACAAGACCATCAGCTATCAGCAGATGCACGATGAAGTCTGCCGGCTTGCCAACGCCATGAAAGCCAAAGGGGTGGGTAAAGGTGACAGGGTCATTATTTATATGCCGATGATCCCGGAAGCGGCTTTTGCCATGCTCGCCTGTGCCCGCATTGGTGCCGTTCATTCGGTGATTTTTGGTGGCTTTTCTCCCAATGCTATTGCCGATCGGGTAGAAGATTGTCAGGCGAAAATGGTTATCACGGCTAATTTTGGTCGCCGCGGTGGAAACAAAGTGGCCCTTAAGGCCAATGTTGATAAAGCGCTTGAGCGGGAAAATACAGCCTGCATTGAATCGGTTATCGTATTTAAGCTGCTCGAAGAAGAGACCAGTATGGTTGCGGATCGCGATCACTGGTGGCACGACGCAGCCGGCGCCTGTGAGCCAGTGTGTGAGCCTGAGCCAATGAACGCCGAAGATCCGTTGTTTGTACTGTATACGTCCGGCTCCACCGGCAAGCCCAAAGGGGTGGTGCATACCACTGGTGGTTATCTGGCTTATGCATCTATCACTCATGAGTATGTGTTTGACTATCAGCCCGGTGATGTTTACTGGTGTGCGGCAGATGTGGGCTGGATCACCGGTCACACTTATATTGTCTATGGTCCTTTTGCTAACGGCGCAGTTTCGCTGATGTTTGAAGGAGTACCCACCTACCCGGATGTGCGTCGTATGGCGCAGGTGGTGGATAAACATAAAGTCAATATCCTGTATACCGCGCCTACCGCTATTCGTGCGCTGATGGCAAAAGGTGATTTACCGGCCCAGGGCACGAACAGAGATTCATTGCGCTTATTAGGCAGTGTGGGCGAACCGATCAATCCGGAAGCCTGGGACTGGTATCACGACAAAATCGGTAATAAGCAATGTCCCATTGTGGATACCTGGTGGCAGACTGAAACCGGCGGTGTGATGATTTCGCCACTACCCGGTGCCACAGATCTCAAGCCTGGTTCGGCTACCCTGCCGTTTTTCGGTGTCAAGCCGGCGCTGGTGGACAGCGAAGGTAACTTCCTCGAAGGTGCGGTATCCGGTAATCTGGTGATCACCGATTCCTGGCCAGGGCAGGCCCGCACTGTATGGGGCGATCATGACAGGTTTGAGCAAACCTATTTCAGCACTTACGCCAATTTATATTTTACCGGCGATGGTGCCCGCCGGGATGAAGATGGTTACTTCTGGATCACCGGTCGGGTCGATGACGTACTCAATGTATCAGGCCACCGTCTGGGTACCGCCGAGATAGAAAGTTCGCTGGTTGA comes from Lacimicrobium alkaliphilum and encodes:
- the acs gene encoding acetate--CoA ligase, yielding MLHKVHPVSSYPARKTHADKAEYQRLYKWSVEDPEGFWAQQGKRLDWIKPFSRVKQTSFAKGKVDIQWFADGQLNASYNCIDRHLKKNPDATAIIWEGDDPAMDKTISYQQMHDEVCRLANAMKAKGVGKGDRVIIYMPMIPEAAFAMLACARIGAVHSVIFGGFSPNAIADRVEDCQAKMVITANFGRRGGNKVALKANVDKALERENTACIESVIVFKLLEEETSMVADRDHWWHDAAGACEPVCEPEPMNAEDPLFVLYTSGSTGKPKGVVHTTGGYLAYASITHEYVFDYQPGDVYWCAADVGWITGHTYIVYGPFANGAVSLMFEGVPTYPDVRRMAQVVDKHKVNILYTAPTAIRALMAKGDLPAQGTNRDSLRLLGSVGEPINPEAWDWYHDKIGNKQCPIVDTWWQTETGGVMISPLPGATDLKPGSATLPFFGVKPALVDSEGNFLEGAVSGNLVITDSWPGQARTVWGDHDRFEQTYFSTYANLYFTGDGARRDEDGYFWITGRVDDVLNVSGHRLGTAEIESSLVEHPAVAEAAVVGYPHDIKGQGIYVYVLPTDGVEITEELTKEVRQFVRDDLSPIASPDFIQWTPGLPKTRSGKIMRRILRKIAANEFDSLGDTSTLADPAVVDELIQNRLNK
- a CDS encoding DcaP family trimeric outer membrane transporter is translated as MKPCTILRSTLLLSALSAASASAASLNNTEFNFGGYIKLDAIASQYSDGTLPSGNIGRDFYIPGLTPVGGEDEGTAFDMHARQTRFNFSSNTTLSNGKALKATIELDFMATPNGDERVSNSYSPRMRIATIEYDGWLFGQTWSTFQDVSVLPETLDFIGATDGTIFVRQAMVRYSAGGLSVALENPETTVTPFGGGGRIVADDNGVPDLVLRYTLKQDWGHISAATLIRQLAYDDGNAIDSTETAAALSVSAKVNLGRNDVRMMFNTGAGMGRYLGINAANGAVLNASGELESIDSSGGLIAYRHLWSEQWRSTLSYSWFSADNDTALTGMGVTESTRSVRVNAIYSPSKELSFGVEYAHAQRDVENGLEGDMDRLQFSAKYAF